In Zunongwangia sp. HGR-M22, the sequence TGTTTGATCACGAAATGGGATGCGGTCCTGATTATCATCTGTTCCATCATCTGTAGTTCCACGGATATTGATTAAATTATTGGCCAGCTCTAGATATCTGGGATCTTTGGTTGTACGGTACATTTCTACTACCCCCATGTAGTGAGATGGACAGATAGCATTACGTGCTAATTCTGGTGATGCTTTCTTGTAGAAATCATAGAGATAATCAGCTACACCTTTCGCTATATTTAAAAAATCATTCTTACCGGTGGCACGATAATGAACGCAAGCTGCAGTCATGAGATGTCCCATGTTATACTTTTCAAATCCAAGCTGCTGTTGCAAATATTCTTCGCCAAGCGTTCCCCATTTTTCTTCAATTACTACGGGAGTATGAATATAGCCGTCTTCTCGCTGTGCTTTTCCTATCATTGCTATGGCTTCATCCATTTGCTTATTTAGATTCTCATCTTTCGTTAAAGCATAGGTTGCTGCCATTCCTTCAAAAACTTTATAAAAATCTCCGTCATGAAAAGAAGGGCCATCGTGCCTCCCCTTCATAAGACCTGCGGCAATTTCAAAGTTTCTATATGCATGAGTTATTTCTTCATTATGATACAATTTCCACATATATGGTAATGTATTATCTATTTCGACATCAAGCTGCTCTTTCCAGAAACCTTCTGTCCACTCAACATCAGCAAGTCCTACACTTTTTAATTTTGAGTAAGGACTTTCACTATTAGCCACCAGCCCCTTTCCCTGGCTAAAGCCAAATGTGGAAACTATAAGTCCAGCAAAAAAAATTATTTTATTCATAGATATCGTTATTGGATTAAAATATTAATCTTTCTAGTCATCGAATCTCCATCAGCATCGGTAACCTTGACCCGCAACACATGAAATCCTTTTTCTTTACTAGAAAACGAGATTATATCATTCTTGATTTTTGCCGAACCTTCAATCAAAGAATATTTAGGTGACTTTACAAAGCCCTTAAATAGATCTTTTGCAGAAATATCTATTTTCTTTTCGGCTTCACCAATATAATGCGGTTCAGCAAGCCAATTAAGATAATTTTCAAGTTCGGTAAATCCGTCTTTATTGCTATCTGAATTCGCTTCACTAAAATCTCCTTTAGCTGAATTTACATTTAAGCCTTTCGCCTTTTCCCACCAGTTTGGTAGACCGTCGTGATCTGTATCCCAATCGGCAGGTCTAGTTTCTTCGGGATATTCTTCCCATCCACCGGCGTCTTCTTCTGTATCGATCATACCGGCAAGTCCGCTAATACTACCCTTATATTTATAAGTACTATCTATAGTTTCCTGAATAATTCTTTTATCATGATTATCTAAAGGTAAATTAGATCCAACATCAGATAATACGATTTTATACGCCAAAGTAGCGGGTTGTGTTTCTACATAGGATGGAAAAAATGGCTCATCAACAAACGTTTCATAGTCTACAATTTCATCATTTGAAATTTTTGAGCGTCTTCCTTTTTCCTGATTCTCCAGTCCGAATGTTCCAGGCATCACATTACCTTTAAAATATGCCTTTTGAGAACCCAATCCTACTCCTTCATGATCCATGGTTAAAGCGAAAAATAAATCTGTTGAAGGTCCCGGTTTATAATAATTATTTACGAAATTAACTTCATGCGCACCACCATCGGTGGTTCTATGTCCCCAGTTGTAAACCACATTGTTTCGAATGTCTAGCCGACCCGCATAATATCCATTTCCCGTTAATCCGCCACCTAAACTCCAATTTCTTCCATAATTATGAGCCAGAAGATTATGATGAAAGCTTCCAATATCACCACCAATAGTTGCCGCATATCCATGCATTTTGCCTCCTTCATATTTTCCATGATCAGCAATATTTAAAGCTTCAGAGATCAAAGTACGCTGTAATGTAATATTATGTGCTCCTCTCGAACTAAAAGACTCGTCTATAGTCCAACTAATTGAACTATGATCAATAATGCTATGATTTGCACCGGTTAACCCCATACCATCATAGGTTCTTCCCGCTCCAATTCTAACCCGCAAAAATCGCAGAATACCATCATCCCCTGTTAAGCCTATTGGAGCTCTGGACATTGTAATTCCTTTACCCGGGGCAGTTTGCCCTGCAACGGTTACATATTTATCGCTAATCACCAAACGTGATTTTAATTCGATATTACCAGAAACATTAAAAACAATAGTTCTGGGACCATTAATTTCTTCTACGGCATATCTTAAACTACCTTCACCTTCATCATTTAGATTAGTAACTTCAACAACTTTTCCTCCACGACCTCCTATTGCAAATCGCCCGTAACCCTGGGCTCCTGGAAAAGCTAATTTTGCAGGTTTGAAGGACCAAACTTCACCTCGAGTTAAATCTCCATTTTCATCGATTTCATCTACCCTCCAATAATATGTTTGCATAGAATACAGATCGGATACTTCAAAATTATTATCGGTGAAATCACCTTGAAATTCTTCAGAATCTTCGGACGCCTCTATAATATTATCTTGATTAGTACCGAAATATAATCTATGACTGTTGATGCCGCTAGGAGATTTCCACTTTAAATTTAAATGGTCATCAATGACAACGTGCTCGTCAGAGTTTTCCGGAAATGGGCTTCGAGCCTGATTCATCATATTTTGACCATCCAGTTCAAATCCATTCAGAACTAAAATATCGTTTTCAATATCACTATTACTATCAACCTCGAAATTTATGGTAACTGCTTTATCATCCTCAACTTCAAATTTTATATAAGCCATGGCTGAATTAACAGTAGCATCAGTCCTATTTGATGGTTTCACCGTTTTTACTTTTTCGTTATTGACAAATATGCTAATCGGAGCAAAAGTTGTTGCCTCCGGACTATCGAAAGTATTATGAAAAGTAAGTAATGTGTGTTTTCCTTTTCTAAGACCAGAGATAGTCATGGTTAAAGATCCTTTAGCCACTAATCCATCGCTTACCAGCTGTGCATAATTAGGAGCTTGTATACCAGCTTTATACCAACCTGACTTAAGATCTCCTTCGAAAGTAATGCTGGTTTCATCGAAGGATTTTGTTAACTTTTTTTCTTCTCCAATAACCCATGATTTATATAAAGGATCATTAACTTCTTTGAGTCTCCTTCCATCAAAATCTAAATCTACTTTTAAAGTTCGAAAGTCTTTTTTATCTAGTGAAGTTTGTGCTTCACATGCCATATTCAGACTCATAACTAACATAAGTATAAGCTTAAAGCTTAACCTTTTACATCCTATATTATTCATTATCCAAGATTAATTTACTTTTTTCTTCTTCTGAAGATTCGTAAAGATTAATAATATTATTTCTCTCGTAATTTGAACTTATTTCTATAATTTCCGACACACCATTTTCTACCTTTGCCTCAACTGTTACATTACCTGGAGCGTGCATTTTAAAATGAACATTCCAGTGCTTGGGCCAGGCAGGGAAAAGTAAAATCTTGTCATTTAATGCTTGTAAAAGCATTCCCTGAAGTCCGATCATTCCCGAACCTCCCCAATTATGGTCTGGAACCCAATCAAAACCAGGTCCCCAAAATGCAGGAAATCTTCGACCTGAATTTGCTAATTTCATTTTGGTGAATCTAGCGGCCTCTTTGGTAAAGCCTAATCGTGCAGCGAAAATATTATCTTGTTTCCACCCAATATGACTTCTAAATTTTTTAGCATCGGGATCAAGTCTAAAAGTATTTCTAGCGATATCTAATTCGGGCTTACCAATTCCAAAGATTCCCCACGGAAATACAGGATATAATTGTGGAACCTCTGTATTATTCACTCGTTCCCAACTTTTGGCCGGAGCAATTACCTTTTTATCTGCTATTTCTCGAAAATTAAGAGGCGGTATTCTATTTTGGAATTCTTTTAAATATGATTTCTCAATATCAGATAAATAGTGCTTCGGTAAATCCAGAAGTTTTTCAGAAATGACCCTTAAACCAGCAATTGTTGAGTTGGCATTATAAGCCATTTTATAAGTTTCTGCTGCAGATCCTGGATAAAGTATCAAATCTCCATTAGCATCCAGTTTTTCACTTCCTCGTTTTCCTGCCAGATATTGATAATGCTCATCAAAAAATTGCAAACTACTCATCACCAATGTAATATACTCAGAGATGTCTATGTTCGCATAATAATGTTGATCGAGAATCATCATGCAAAATTCTAAAATAGTGTCCCATTGGTATTCGAGCCAGGCATTGTATTGCATTCCAGGATCGTAATCTTCAGGGCGATTCCAATTGTATTCAGAGGGATTTGGTAGTCCATAATTCTCAATTTGCTCAGTAAAAGACGCCCCCTTATGATTCCAGTACACTATAGAGCGTAATTTGGCATTTTTCAGTATACGCTGGTAAAATTTAAATTGTGGAGTCATCATTTCAAAATCACCACTTTTCAACATGGGAAAATAAACCAGACGTTGATTTTGCGCAGTCATAGTTCCTCCACCCCAATTCCTGAAATCTGGCGTAAATTTATACGTAGAATCAACATAAGCTGGATCGTAAGTAAAAAGACCTCCATTAAATTTGGTTGGATATTCCCCATAAGCATTACATCCCAGCATATATCGAAATAACTGATAATTCTGTCCTATTTGAAATACAGAATCTTTTTTTGTTGAATTTGTTTCCTGAACGTAGATCCAACTACGATCCCAAAATGCATTCCACCAATCCTGCGATTTCTTTGCTGCTCGGTTTTTATCTTTCTTATATTCCTGAACAGAATTTAACAACGCAGACTTCCAATTTTTAATATTTTCTGTTTGTTTCGTATACAGCTGAATTTGGATATTTTGATTCTTTGATGGCTTTTTACTTTTTAGCCGAAAACCTTTAAAATCGGTATCCTGATAAACTCCTTCGTAGATTCCAGCAGGCTGGAAATTCGAACCGTGAATAAGTCCGCCAAAAGTGAGATTTCTTAAAGGATTCGTCATCTGATCTTTGACAGATTCCATCTTCTGCTGTTTGACAGCTACATCAAAAACAGTACTATAACGATTTCGATGATAAAAAAGAATCTTTTCCTCATGAAAAAATATAGAATCTGCATATGTAATGATTTTTCCTTGTGGCGCCCATTTATAAGAATTGGCATTATTCGCTTTTCCTTTTACTTCTCGATCGTGATAGCGCCAGTTTTCATAATTTACCGATGCTTCAATTTTTGTAGAACTTTCAATATCCATGTGAATTACAGGATTAAAAACATCTACCCAGAACTTTATTTTGGTACTACTCTGGCTAAATTCCAAAAAACCATTATTCAGCTTTAATTCTTGTTTAAAGCCTTCTTCAGTACTAAACGGATTTGGTTCTAATTCCAATTTCAAGCGACCTAATTTTAGAAAAGTATTATGCTCATCAAAGGTTCCGCTTCTCGAGAAATACGCATATATAGATCCCTTTTCTACCCAAACATTCATTCCTATATCACCACCACCAACTGGCATAGATTCTGAACTATTATTACTTTGTGACGTCCAAATAGGATTGTAATCCGCTAACTCAGGAATTTGCGCATGTAGGATAAAACAGGCCAGTGAAAGTATGATGAAAAAAAATTGTTTCATTTTGTATATTACCATTCATCAGTTCTAAAAGAAGAAATAGGCAAGCCTCCAGTGCTCCATAATTGGGCTTCAACAAAATCCTTAAATAAATATCGCACAGCGATAGGTTCCTTTACTTGCGAAGAGGTAAGTACTACTGATTTTCGTCGAACCTCAGCATCAGCTCTATAAAATTTTTGATCTTCCCCGGCAATCTCAAAACCAGTAACCTTTCTTCCTCTAGACGTAATTCCATTAGGAACATTCTTAAAAGACACAATAACACTTTTTTCTTTAACCTCTAAAGCGTTAAATTCAGGACTTTCATACTCAAACCCTTCTAAACAATAGGTTTTAGCTAGGGCAAGATAGGCCAGTCTTTTCCCTCCTTTTTCTTTTTGTGCAGGATGGATATTATCCTTCTCCCCCACATCGGTAAGAATCGCAATTCCAGAGTTTGGAATTATTTTAGCAGCCTTTAATTGAGCTTCCCTTAAATAAGCAGAATTATTTTTTTCAACAATAGTATCTGGTGTGAATACACTATAATCAAATGGAGCAATCTGCGCAAAATAGAAAGGAAAATCTCCTTGGTTCCATTCATTTCTCCAATCATTTACCATTTTTGGAAATAGGTTTTGATATTGAAAAGGACGATCGTAATTGGACTCTCCTTGATACCATATAGTCCCTTTAATTCCGTAACCTATCACGGGAGATAACATCCCATTATATAATGCAGTTGCTGTTCTATTAGGCTCACCAATATCTTCCGTTTTTTCTGGAATATGTATACTATCAAAATCCTTTAGCATTTGCTGGCTCATCCATGCTTCTACATTAGATCCTCCATAAGAGACATGAATAAGCCCTACGGGGACTTCCAGAACCTTGTTGAGCAAACATCCAAAATACCAGGCTGTAGCACTAAAATTTGAAACATTTTTTGGAGAAGCTTCAACCCAGCCACCCTCAAAATCTTTTATTGGTTCAATTTTAGAATTTCGTGGAATAGTAATAAGTCTTATATTTTTATTTCTGGAAGTAACAATAGCATCATTACCACCATCCACTGGCTGCCCGGGAAAACCTTTTAAAGGCATTTCCATATTAGACTGTCCAGAACATAACCAAACTTCCCCAATGGTAACATTTTCGATTGATTTCGTATCATTATCATTCGCTACGGTAATTTTAAAATTTCCGCCTGCCTCTGGAGTTTGAATCTTTACACTCCAATTCCCCTTGTTGTTACTTTTAGCTTTATAAGTCTTTTGGTCCCAGGATGTAAATATTTGATATTCCGCGTTTGCCTCACCCCATCCCCAAATCGGAACTTGGGCTTGCTGCTGAAGAATCATATCATCTGAAAATAAAGAAGGTAATTTAATCTGCGCATTTAGTTGAAGACTAAAAAATACGCAAATAGCAATTAATGTGGATTTGAAAAAAATCATGTATAACAACGCTTAGATATCCTAAATTTAAGCATTCTATATATCAAACCATCCTGCACCTACTTGCCATCTAAGGCTTTTAAGTGATCAGACTATTTATTTTTTCTCCAGTAATTCGCGAGTAGAGATCCAGAAATATTCATCCAGGGACTAAAAACGGCTGAAGCCAAACCCAATGTAGCCAATTTCCCCATAACCCCAGCAAGTCCAGATGCCATACCTCCATTTTGCATTCCAACTTCTAATGCAATGGTTTTGGATGAAATTTTATCCATACCTAAAATTCTGCTTAACCAATATCCCAACGTATACCCTAGTGAATTATGAAGAATAGATGCCAGTAACAGAAATAGTCCTATGGCAAGTAAATTATCCCGGCTAGCAGCAGTAGTAACAGTAGTAAAATAGATAATTCCACACATTGAAATTAATGGCATAATGCGCTGTATCCTGGGATAAATATAAAAAAGCAAATAATATAAATTTCCAAACAACACAGCTCCGAAAACAAAATTAACAAGACCTATTAAATTAAGAATATGCTCAGAAAATATTGTATTCAAATATCCCCAAAATCCAAAATACATAATCAATAACCATAAAATGGAAACTACTGAAAAAGCATTTATTATTTTTATGAATATTCCATCACTATTACGTAATCCATCGAATATCAAAGCTGCTCCAATTGGTATGAGAACTATTTTTATAATTTGAAAACACATTTCCAGAAAATTAATCTCTACATAAGTACCTGCTAATATTTTCATCAAAAAAGGTGTCATTAAAGGTGCTATTAAAGTTGCAACAGCTGTAAGCGTAATAGACAAAGTTAAGTTTGCATTAGCCAGATAAACCATAACATTAGAGGCTAGACCACTAGAGCAGGATCCTATCAAAATTATACCGGCAGCTATTTCAGGTTCAAAATCAAATAATTTAGCAAGTAAAAATCCAGTAATTGGCATGATCGTAAACTGGCAAATTAAACCGAT encodes:
- a CDS encoding pectate lyase family protein translates to MSLNMACEAQTSLDKKDFRTLKVDLDFDGRRLKEVNDPLYKSWVIGEEKKLTKSFDETSITFEGDLKSGWYKAGIQAPNYAQLVSDGLVAKGSLTMTISGLRKGKHTLLTFHNTFDSPEATTFAPISIFVNNEKVKTVKPSNRTDATVNSAMAYIKFEVEDDKAVTINFEVDSNSDIENDILVLNGFELDGQNMMNQARSPFPENSDEHVVIDDHLNLKWKSPSGINSHRLYFGTNQDNIIEASEDSEEFQGDFTDNNFEVSDLYSMQTYYWRVDEIDENGDLTRGEVWSFKPAKLAFPGAQGYGRFAIGGRGGKVVEVTNLNDEGEGSLRYAVEEINGPRTIVFNVSGNIELKSRLVISDKYVTVAGQTAPGKGITMSRAPIGLTGDDGILRFLRVRIGAGRTYDGMGLTGANHSIIDHSSISWTIDESFSSRGAHNITLQRTLISEALNIADHGKYEGGKMHGYAATIGGDIGSFHHNLLAHNYGRNWSLGGGLTGNGYYAGRLDIRNNVVYNWGHRTTDGGAHEVNFVNNYYKPGPSTDLFFALTMDHEGVGLGSQKAYFKGNVMPGTFGLENQEKGRRSKISNDEIVDYETFVDEPFFPSYVETQPATLAYKIVLSDVGSNLPLDNHDKRIIQETIDSTYKYKGSISGLAGMIDTEEDAGGWEEYPEETRPADWDTDHDGLPNWWEKAKGLNVNSAKGDFSEANSDSNKDGFTELENYLNWLAEPHYIGEAEKKIDISAKDLFKGFVKSPKYSLIEGSAKIKNDIISFSSKEKGFHVLRVKVTDADGDSMTRKINILIQ
- a CDS encoding DUF5703 domain-containing protein — encoded protein: MKQFFFIILSLACFILHAQIPELADYNPIWTSQSNNSSESMPVGGGDIGMNVWVEKGSIYAYFSRSGTFDEHNTFLKLGRLKLELEPNPFSTEEGFKQELKLNNGFLEFSQSSTKIKFWVDVFNPVIHMDIESSTKIEASVNYENWRYHDREVKGKANNANSYKWAPQGKIITYADSIFFHEEKILFYHRNRYSTVFDVAVKQQKMESVKDQMTNPLRNLTFGGLIHGSNFQPAGIYEGVYQDTDFKGFRLKSKKPSKNQNIQIQLYTKQTENIKNWKSALLNSVQEYKKDKNRAAKKSQDWWNAFWDRSWIYVQETNSTKKDSVFQIGQNYQLFRYMLGCNAYGEYPTKFNGGLFTYDPAYVDSTYKFTPDFRNWGGGTMTAQNQRLVYFPMLKSGDFEMMTPQFKFYQRILKNAKLRSIVYWNHKGASFTEQIENYGLPNPSEYNWNRPEDYDPGMQYNAWLEYQWDTILEFCMMILDQHYYANIDISEYITLVMSSLQFFDEHYQYLAGKRGSEKLDANGDLILYPGSAAETYKMAYNANSTIAGLRVISEKLLDLPKHYLSDIEKSYLKEFQNRIPPLNFREIADKKVIAPAKSWERVNNTEVPQLYPVFPWGIFGIGKPELDIARNTFRLDPDAKKFRSHIGWKQDNIFAARLGFTKEAARFTKMKLANSGRRFPAFWGPGFDWVPDHNWGGSGMIGLQGMLLQALNDKILLFPAWPKHWNVHFKMHAPGNVTVEAKVENGVSEIIEISSNYERNNIINLYESSEEEKSKLILDNE
- a CDS encoding sialate O-acetylesterase, giving the protein MIFFKSTLIAICVFFSLQLNAQIKLPSLFSDDMILQQQAQVPIWGWGEANAEYQIFTSWDQKTYKAKSNNKGNWSVKIQTPEAGGNFKITVANDNDTKSIENVTIGEVWLCSGQSNMEMPLKGFPGQPVDGGNDAIVTSRNKNIRLITIPRNSKIEPIKDFEGGWVEASPKNVSNFSATAWYFGCLLNKVLEVPVGLIHVSYGGSNVEAWMSQQMLKDFDSIHIPEKTEDIGEPNRTATALYNGMLSPVIGYGIKGTIWYQGESNYDRPFQYQNLFPKMVNDWRNEWNQGDFPFYFAQIAPFDYSVFTPDTIVEKNNSAYLREAQLKAAKIIPNSGIAILTDVGEKDNIHPAQKEKGGKRLAYLALAKTYCLEGFEYESPEFNALEVKEKSVIVSFKNVPNGITSRGRKVTGFEIAGEDQKFYRADAEVRRKSVVLTSSQVKEPIAVRYLFKDFVEAQLWSTGGLPISSFRTDEW
- a CDS encoding bile acid:sodium symporter family protein translates to MKKVYQYALWIGGAAIILLFILWLSNVVSLIAPVAVLAAVSIAIGLGSLEKLKTYQYTAWIICAIVCGMVYPTAFLKWGAVDLRNPWLILIIVQLVMFGMGTQMSLKDFRGLRTMGKGVLIGLICQFTIMPITGFLLAKLFDFEPEIAAGIILIGSCSSGLASNVMVYLANANLTLSITLTAVATLIAPLMTPFLMKILAGTYVEINFLEMCFQIIKIVLIPIGAALIFDGLRNSDGIFIKIINAFSVVSILWLLIMYFGFWGYLNTIFSEHILNLIGLVNFVFGAVLFGNLYYLLFYIYPRIQRIMPLISMCGIIYFTTVTTAASRDNLLAIGLFLLLASILHNSLGYTLGYWLSRILGMDKISSKTIALEVGMQNGGMASGLAGVMGKLATLGLASAVFSPWMNISGSLLANYWRKNK